Genomic window (Vitis riparia cultivar Riparia Gloire de Montpellier isolate 1030 chromosome 4, EGFV_Vit.rip_1.0, whole genome shotgun sequence):
tacaaaatacGTACAACATTGGGGCCACCATCTTTATCTTCAGTTAGAATTCAGTGTTGCTTtgcccatttttattttcatttttctttttccaatacACATTTCATAATCCATTACTGAATTCTAATTATCAAAATCTCTCTATATCAACTATTTTCTTACATATGCGCTTGCTAAGAATCCATGTTCTTTTTAGTGAACCATATGATACATACGGTATTAAGCAAATACAACCATCAATCAAAAATACATGAAACGTTTACCCACCCCATACATGAGAAAACTGATGATGAAATCAGAGAATACAGggagaaaaaagggaaaaaaaaacctatagtGGAACGGGGATATTGCTGTATAATCCATCTCTATGATAAAGCCAGGTAGGGTTCTCTGCAAATGGGACAACACTATACAATCCATGTTTCCGTCAACAGTATGGAGGGCAGCCTTGTTGGTATATCATCTTGTTAATCTGAAGCATGGATCGCAATCAACCTCCCAAGGCACGTCGGAGTCCCGCACGTTGCTCAGGAGTCAATCTTGTCGGGAACTTCACTTCGAATTTGATCCTCAGATCACCCCTGTTACCTGGTTCCTTCACAATTGGCATTCCCTCCTTAGCAACAACAAGTTCATAACCAGGAGACACAATATCTGTAACTGGGATTGTTAGATTACGGCCATCCAGTGTAGTGAGGGTTATTGCAGTCCCTGCAAGTGCCTCTGCTAGTGATACCTTATAGTTCATGACTAGGTCGTTGCCGTCTCTCTTGAAAACATTATCAGGCTTTTCATCAATCACAAATACAAGGTCTGCTGCTAGCTGGTTCAGCTGTTCATTCCCTTTATCTTGAAAAGTGACTTTTGTTCCTTTCTTCCACCCGGGCTTCACTTCAATGATCAATATTTCTGTTTCTGGCACTAACCGACTGtaaagcattttttttgtttgcaaaAATGATCAGCAAGTAGAGAGGCAATTGAATTTAGCCTAAGCTTGCTTAGCCATGTGTGTACAAAGTAGTCAACTGTATTGTTATAATCGGAGTCGTATATAGATCATCAGCAAATTAACTAGACATTCAACAATGTAAATAGGTTGTAACCAAGAAATGAGTAACAAACATTAGATTGGAACACGCATCTATACAAAAAAATAACTACAATAGTCACAGAGAGGAATGTAAAGAGGGTGGCTTTTGTAAGTTCCAGACCATGATATCAATTATATGATGCCGCAATAAGCAatgagataaagaaaaaaaaaagatggggGTGGGGGCGCGAGTGAAATCAATGTGTGGAAGTGGTCTGCAGTGCAAGAAGTATGCAATGAGGCAAttgattttacataaatataatgAACAACTCGATAAAAGCGATAAAAGcaaataatcacaattttttttattagattggTGCACTCTAAGTAGACTTAAAACATCTTAGTCCAGGTCCCCCTATTGCAAATCCAGGCAATGGTGCTCTTTGAAGGCTCTATCTTGTCATTTTTATCCAATAGTCTACTTGGATGAAGCCGAAATTATCATTATGTGGGTTGTTAATATGCTACAAAAGGAACCAAGTATATGAACAGGGGATGCAGAATCAATCTCAAAGAATGATAGAAAACAGTCCCCTTTGCCTTCTTGTATTTACAGCAACAATAgaacatttacaaaattaaataagaaaaaggaaaaagtcaCAACTTCCATTCCATATACattgaaataagtaaataatttgattctaaggaccACCAAATTATTGTCATGGAAGTGGGGAAATAATGAACATATTCAATGATTTAAGTTCAATAGCCATACAGAATATTTGGGTCGAGGAAGTTGTAACAAGGTATACCTCATCCTTTACAACTACGTCACATGTTGTGTTAAGTATTTGGCTAATGGCCTTGTCTTGTTGAGTTTTAGCCGACTTAGAAGAAACCCATTCCATAAAGCATCTGTCTTTCATAGAAAATTTTGGTGAAACTTACAGTGATATGTAACTGAACTTGTTAGACACACATTCCTATGCAGACTGGATTATTATATGACTACTTGAGAACAGTTTTGTCATACAAGTCCATCTAGCACTATAACATTATATTGTCCAGGGTTAGGTATAAGGTAGCCTTTGTTCCTAATTAACTTGGATAGGTAAGACCCAGAGAAGAAAAAGATGGCTAGGCATGGCGACAGTATAGAATAAACTTACCCATTAGCATCAACAACAGTCCTGGATATCTTCATTTTCCTTGTTGATCCTGTGTACAGCTCTGCAAGGGTGCATGGCAATTTGTTCTCCACTGGTGGCGGTTTCCTAAGCCTGACACTACCACCGGTGCCCTCAGTATACGAACGGAAAGCACTTTCACCACCACCAAATCCCCCAAAAGTGCCTCCTCCTTCTGACTGGAATCTCATGGACCTTCCATGTGCTGCTGATGCAAATCCGAAAGGATTACTCCCAAAGAATTCAGCAAAAATGTCCTCAGCATTCCGAGGAAAAAACCCATTTGCATCCCCACTCCCAAAGGGGAATCCACCACCACTGCCAGGAGGTGGCATGTCTTTCAACCCTTCTTCACCATGCTGATCATAAACCACCTTTTTCTGTGGATCGCTCAAAACCTGTATCAATAGAATCATCAATTTAACAAAGTAAAATTCTCAATTCCCCGGAAACTGTCAGTAAAATCTCACTTTCTTAGTTTGAAAAACTGAAAAATTATATACTCAAATGCTTCACTTGATGAAAATGGAGCACCTTCAATTTTAAGGTGTCTTGTGTTATCAGAACATTGAACTggttagatataaaaataaaaacattgctTCTTTATTGTCAATCTATTACCGGAAATTCAATGCATAATCTCACCTTCATTTGGGATGCATTACTATTTAACAAAAAACATATCACATCTAATGGGAGAGCTTGTAAAAGGTATCATAATGGCATTTTTCATAGTCTAATAATAGTTCCTGGAAATCTAAAACAGAAATCAAAatcccatattttttttcctatcccTCTATTTTCTGAATCACCAAGGCATGAGTAATATtcagaaaacaaatgaaaggaaaatgttgtaaaaattggaagaaaCAGAACCATAGGACTTAGGAGGAGGAGAATTTGGGAGGAAAAACATTTACTTCATAGCATCCCAAATCTGCTTGAATTTGGTCAGATTCTTCATTGCTAATCATTCATTATCATAATTATTAGTTATTAAAAGGTGGATGATATAATTAAATGACTTCATTTTGTGTTTCGATTTATTTTTGAAACCCAAAAAACAATTTGTCTTTTTCCCCTTTCTGAGCATCCAAACAGGGTGAAAGGCTCTCTACATATATAAACACAGAAAGAGAGAAATaacaaattgataaaaaaaaataacaaaaatcaaattgctttttcttctccctcttccttccatttctcagcaaccaaacggagatGCTTAAGGTTTCAAATTTAAactatagagaaaaaaaaaaacccaaaaaaaaaagcctaatattttattttccttccttttacatcaattttctcaacaaccaaacaaggGCCTAACGCCCAAAAATCgaacaagagagagagagagagaagaaaaagaaatgaacatAGAAAAAAAACCGACAAAGAAGAACAATAAAAATTTAGGAATGAAACCTCATAAGCCTCAGAGATTTGCTTAAACTTGGCTTCAGCCTCCTTCTTGTTATTGGGATTCTTATCAGGATGCCATTTCATAGCCAACCTTCTGTATGACTTCTTGAGATCTTCATCCGTTGCATTCTTTCCTACCTTCAATACGTTGTAATAATCCACCCCCATTTTGACCCCAAAT
Coding sequences:
- the LOC117912937 gene encoding dnaJ homolog subfamily B member 4; the encoded protein is MGVDYYNVLKVGKNATDEDLKKSYRRLAMKWHPDKNPNNKKEAEAKFKQISEAYEVLSDPQKKVVYDQHGEEGLKDMPPPGSGGGFPFGSGDANGFFPRNAEDIFAEFFGSNPFGFASAAHGRSMRFQSEGGGTFGGFGGGESAFRSYTEGTGGSVRLRKPPPVENKLPCTLAELYTGSTRKMKISRTVVDANGRLVPETEILIIEVKPGWKKGTKVTFQDKGNEQLNQLAADLVFVIDEKPDNVFKRDGNDLVMNYKVSLAEALAGTAITLTTLDGRNLTIPVTDIVSPGYELVVAKEGMPIVKEPGNRGDLRIKFEVKFPTRLTPEQRAGLRRALGG